Sequence from the Nilaparvata lugens isolate BPH chromosome 10, ASM1435652v1, whole genome shotgun sequence genome:
CATCTCTTTTGATCCACGGTTTTCAAATGAAAGCAGCTGACCTAGGTGCACCAGGTACACCTCCACATAGTCTATCTGTCCACAAGCTACTTCAATTTTATCTTTACTTGAATTTGTCATCAGCCTTGTTTTGCTTGCATTTAGACTGAGTCCTATGTTTTTACTAACTTCTATAAGCTCATCGAGCATGATTTTCATATCATCAGAAGAACGTGGTACAAGCATCACATCATCCGTAGATTTGACAGTATTGATAACCATTTATGCATATACCTCTATGATCCCATTTTAGTCGTCGAAGTGCATACTCCAAACAACAATTGAAGATAATCGGGGATAGTGGGCAACCCTGCTTACACCTCTGCaactcttaaggtgcgtacagatatacacgccgcgaacatgagcaattcacttttaatcagctgactatatctgtatttttacagaaacggtaagatacagatatataaagcttggcatcagctgattaaaagtgaattgctcatgttcgcggcgcgtaaatctgtacgcacctttatactcCGACCTTCTATTTCCAATTCAATGCAGACTtcattattctcatattataatCTTCTCAGTACTTCTATGTAGCCTCTCTCAACACCTGATTCTTCCAAGGCTTTCCACATTTCGCAGTGATTAACACTGATAAAAGCTTTATGGAAATCAAAAAACCCCAGGTATACAGGAATCCAATATTCCAAGCTCTTTTCTATAAGTTGATTGGCCGCTTGAAGTTGATCAGCTGTAGAAAATCCTGGTCTAAAGCCAGCCTGTTCTGCGGGATGATTCTCGTAAATGTTGTATAATATCCTTGCTTTTATTATAGTGGCgaaaatttttatacatattcgAAGTCAAATTTATGGGTCTGTAGTTCTTCTTAATATCAGAACGCGCACCTTTTTACTTATATTGCCGGGATAGTTGCCTCATTGGTGATTCCATCGTCGCCTGGCGCTTTACTCATCTTTGACGCTTGGTAGCTTGcctaatttcattttcaagtatttcTGGAGCTTGTCGGACTTTCACCTGCTATCCGAATTCAGTAGACTCCGACTGCCATTCTCCGTTCTGCTCTTTATAGAATGCTATGACATGCTCTATTATTTCTCTCTATTCGTTGCGGTAGTTCCTTCTTCTGTTTCTAGTTTTGGAATCCATGTAAAtgctttttcctacagttacgttgaaaagtggccattgctgcactgattacagaacgcaaagaatcacttttccgctctagtgcgggaaaaatttttctgcactccagatttgcaacatggcaacgcaaaatacttagtaggttatatggagcaacagtgcagcaaaatcaaaatgaagttggtaacagtgactgggctgctatagtgagcagaggtgcaaccaagcacaacgcgctaattattagtattagatattataaccaaggacagcgaggactttaggattttaggattaaggtttttatcaataataaaattacacagaaaaacatttgatgcatttcaggcaattttaccccgtaattacccacttttcatattcaatggtaactgtaggaaaaacttaatgtgaaatacgtgcgcaaagttcctctgctgcactcaagaaaccattccgccctcgcctacggctcgggcgtaaacgtttctttcggtgcagcaaactgtcactttgcgcactagttgcacaaataactatttgttCATTCAGAAGAATTCATTACACTGTTAATAACACTCTCCTCATACTCCTTTAAAGTGGCATtcagaacaaaaaataaaacatggacTTAAATCAATAACATAAAAAGATTCAGGACAAcaacaaaaaaactaaaactccCAGGAGTATACAAGCTAAAATGCTCTGAatgtgaaaaaaattacattggaCGGACAGGCCAATCTATCAAAGATACAAGGAACATATTCAAggactaaaaacaaaaacagaatctGAATTTGCCGACCACCTAATACAagaaaatcataaatataaataccgACCTACAAATCATACACAAAGAAATAAAGAACCAGAACCAGACACAAtcgaacagtttgaaatatacaccCAATTCAAAAGCAATAGACAATGCATATTAAATGAACGAACCAAATCCAAATCCCACATCCTCTTTGATTACCTTCTCAGACATAGCAAACCCAACAGACATAAACCCAATAGCAGCACACTAACAATTGCCATCTAATCCTTCTATTTGCCTATGAGTTCAACCAGGAAGATGGCGGGCTGTTGTGATAGCGGATTCTCacagtaagtgaataaattaatttattgaaaaaaattgactgCTGGTCATTCTTTTAATAGCAAGAAAGTTATTTAATAAAAAGCAGTTCGTGAAGGAAAACAACAGTGAAGTTACAgaaatatcaaagaaaaaataCTGCAGTGGTACGGACATGTGGAGAGAAGGGAGGACGATTATGTGAGAAAAAATATCGACCACTTAGATTTAGAAGGCACTAGGAAGAAATGGGATAATTCAGCCAAGATTTTGTAGAGAAGGGACTAAGACCAAACGAAGCCCATGACCGAGACTCCTGGAAGCGACTGACCCGAAACACCGACCCCACCCGAGTGGCAAAAggctgagaagaagaagatctatTATGTGGCATATATTATATGGCATTATGCTCATTCTTGCCATGCATTGTTCTGGgatataaattttcattacaCGAAGCTGTACATATCCAGAGatgaaacaattaattaatcaatcaaatcaagtACTAATATCAAgaagtttatttaattaaataagatatcttttctctatgcttttaTTCACAGAAAAAACTTTGAATCAGTTTGATTATCATACCATGAGCATTGAAACTTCAGTTAATTGTGTTAATGAAATTACACATTCATTATCTGATAATAGCCTAGGGGTTCagtttatttaatttcatcaattattttcaaaacaatttatgaacaaaattatcatcatagatatatttatattcCTAATGTTCTATGTTATAGTAAATCCATACATATATTAGAATTATTGATACGTACCTAATTTTTTTACCTTATTTGGCAAATCTGAACTCTTTTTTATGAAAGTGAATATCACATTATGGTTCTGACTTGGTttaacctgaaaaataatattcgcTTGAGAATTTGACAACTATATACTCATTTAATTAAACTGTTTGGAATTATTCTCCAAATATTGGAATCTGCTTAATTTATAAAGAATTCAGGATTAAAGGTATATTAGAATTGGTGTTGTTGTAATCCTTGAAAGTACACAGTGTCCCAGGaggaggtttacacgtttaattttatattacgtgctcattcatgcaccgaactttttttaatttcacacagtttacaaagtaggttctaaaatATTCTAGGAAAGtttcagctccctaacctttgtagaaacaaaatggcggcatattaaaaaattttccaattcattaaaatattcaatatgccgccattttgtttttatgaaaGTTAGgaagctgaaattttcccagaatatttttagatcctactttgtaaactgtgtaaaatttacataaagaaatgtagaaacaaaatggctgcatatttaaaattttaccaatcgagtaaaatattcaatatgccgccattttatTTCTAGGAAGattagggagctgaaattttcccagaatattttaaGAACCTACTTTTTAGAAAtgacaaacaaataaaaatgttcaagtattataacataatatttaaattatttctaacatgaaacaaattttctaaaatattatagTCAAAATCGACGATCGATCAAGAATAATGGCTGTTCACACATTTCATGAAAATACTAAATGATTTAGTAGTAATTAGTTTTAAATCTGAAATATAATCTAAAAACCAACAGCGCCAAGCACCACTTACTTTTATATTTTCCGTCGacttattcaatcaataatacctTATCCAAGTCCAAGTTTTCTCAAAAAGGCAAAAAATAGCACCATTGATTTACATTTTGAcctaattgattttttaaataaaaagacctTGCCATACAGGGTCTAACACTTATCGTTTATAGTTAGCACCATCGATTTACATTTTGACccattgattttttaaaataaaaagacCTTCCATACCGGGTCTAACACTTTTCGTTTTTAGTTAGGGCTACtcatgaatagaaataaaaaataaaaacaaggaTCTAACCCTTGTTTTTAAGCAAACCACATGTAAATTGATACATTTTTACAACATAAGTGGCTTTCATTaagtattttaaaataataaggaTACTTACAAGATGTAATGATCCGGGACGTATTGATGTACTGCGCTTCCTCATTTTAATCATGTCAGCTATGTCCAAATCCATTTCGTCGTTTGGTTGATTAGTTGTCGATTTTGTCACTTCCAACTTGGGATATTTGGATGTTGAGGAGTCAGCTTCTGGGCTAAGTAAACCATCCTCAGCTTTCCTTTTACTATTTGTCGATGTCTTCTTGCTGGTTATTACGATTTCAGGAGATGAGTCGTCGTCCTCGATTACAACTTTCCTCGgtcttcctcttttcttcttctctttggCTGTGGCATCCTCATTGGCTTCTTTCATCTTTCTGGATGGCACACGAGTTCTCTTGGCTTTGGTTTGGGTGGCTTCTGCTTCACACACAGATTCCCTTGAAGACAAAGACCGTGTTCTACTTTTTGAGACAAACTGCTGAATCTGGCTCGTAGATTCGGATCGGCCTGGTGAAGCAGGTATCTCATCGGCACCAGACTCGACATTTTCCAAAACAGCTGACACAGTAGTTTGGTTTTTTTTTCGTGTTCGACTTTCATTTTTAGAGACAAAATCTTTTATCTGGGTCAGAGATTCTGATTTTACCGTTGAAATTTCATCAGGAGAAAAGTTTGTTGCATTTTCAATAGAACTCTTCTTGATTTGGTTAGAAGATGGGCCAGGTTTTGGAAATATTGGCTGAGTTAGGAGGTCATTTTTCAAGTCTTCTAAAGAGTTACATTCCTTTCTCGAAGAtgatttagaaataaaattcTGGATCTGGCTGATAGTTTCAGATTTTGCAGGTGAGATCATTTCATCAGGGTCACACTTAGATATATTTTCGAAAATAGAACTCTTTTTGACTTGGTGAGAAGATGGCTTCTTAAAGGGTGACTCTGTCAGCACGTcatttttcaagtctacagATTTATTTTCCTCGCTTGAAGATTGGGATTTAGAAAGATAATTATGAATCTGACTAATTGATTCAAAAGATATTATTGGTTGAGTCATCAGATCATTCTTTAAATCTTCCAAACAATTTGTTTTTTTCGTGGCAGATGGAGTTTTAGAAACACAATTTTGTAGTTGGTTCATTGTTTTCACTTTTTCAACTGAAATTTTCGGCTGACGCTGATTCAAACTTTTGTCTAAAACCATATCCTCAGGAAACAAATCATCATCTGTACTCGAGTCATCATGGACAATAATTTTACTTGCAGGAACAACTTTGACACAACCAATTTTAGCAAAATTATCCGATTCATCAACTTTATTACAATTTGAGTCAGCATTTGAGgaattttttgatgaatcaaCATGCTTGAAAGGTTTTCTTGGGCAGCGATTGACTTGAGTCTTCATAGGCAATAACTGAGTGGCCTCACTTGTCAACAGacttacatcatcatcatcatcatcatcaactgaGTTTGAATGAATTTGTGGACTATGAACGTCTTTCGGCTGAATTTGACTGATTTTCGACTGACCGTCTTTCTCTTTTAGTGGTGTTGATGAATCAACATTTATAGATTCTAATTGGTTATGACCATTGGAAGTTTTCAAGTCGAAGAGCATTGTCTCATCAGCAAATCCAGCATATTGTTGAGGCACACCTGCATAAACATTAGACACACCAGGTACGCACTCCTGAGTGCAcaagttttcaattgatatctgtGAAGCTACTTGAGgtgatttgataatttttctacTTACTTCGTCAATTACCAACGTTTCGGCCGCTGTTTCATCAGTATATCTATTTGACTTTGAATTATTCACCGAGGCATCTGTTCCATTCTTCTTTAAGTCGGCATTCACGGAATCCTGCAAGGCCTCTTCTGGTTGTTTTCGGGTCCTTGTGCAGAGTTTCACTGTCAGTTTCTTTGGAAGAATTTGAGTGGCTGGTAAACTGCAAACGTCATTGGAATTTCCTATTTCAATGGGCATTGTTTCATCTGTTCCATTCTTATTCAAGGAATCTTTTAAGGCCTCTTCTTGTTGTTTTCGGGTCCTTGTACATAGTTTCACTGCCAGTTTCCTTGGAAGAATTTGTGTGGCCGGTAAACTACACAAATCAGATGATGATAAACCATTTTGAAAAAGTTCATCTTCTTTTGCTGGTGAACCTAGCGCTTCTTTTAGAGTTGGTGGTTTTCTAAAATTAGATTCTAATTGGTTACATGGATTAGAAGTTTCTAAGTCAACTAACATTGTGTTATCAGCTGATCCAACACATGGTTGAGGCACACCTGCATAAATATTAGAAACACTTGGTTCACATTCCTGAGTGCTCAAGTCTTCAATTTCGGTACCTACTTGTGGTGATTTGTTCATTTTACTACTTTCTTCGTCAATTACCAACGTTTCGGCCTCTATTTCATCGGGAGTTTCATTAAACTTTGAATTAAGCGCTGAGGAATCGGTTCCATTCTTATTCACGGAATCCTCCAAGGCCTCTTGTTGTTTTCGTGTCCTTGAACAGCGTTTCACAGATGATTTCTGTTGCAGAATTTGAGTTGCTGGTAAACTACAAACATTAGTTTTCAACAAACTTCCATCTTCATCATCTGATGAAGATGAGAATGCCTcttgacaattttttattggTACTGGATCTTCCACTTCTTTTGCCAATTGTTTCAGAATTTCAGAATGTTCCTCGTTAATTTTACTATTTTCTCCGTCAATTACCAACGTTTCATCGGGAGATTCATTAGACTTTGAATTAAGTGCTGAGGAATCGGTTCTATTCTTATTCAAGTCAGCATTCACGGAATCCTCCAAGGCCTCTTCTTGTTGTTTTCGCGTCCTTGTACAGCGTTTTACCGATGATTTCTGTTGCAGAATTTGAGTGGCTGGTAAACTACAAACATCAGTTTTCAACAAcctttcatcttcatcatctgaTGAAGATGAGAATGCCTCTTGAGAATTTTTTATTGGTACTGGATTTTCCACTTCTTTTGCCAAGTGTTTTAGAATTTCAGAGTTTTCCTCTTCATGAGTAACAACCATGGTTTCATCATTCGCTCCAATAGATTGTTGAGGTTCCCCAGCATAGACAGTGGGTGCACCATTGTCACACGCTTGGGTGCAAAGATCTTCTATTGGGATTTGATTATCTGCGTCAATAGCTTCTGTTActatttcatcattttcttcCTCAATTCGTAATGCTTGATACTCTACTTTATCACACAATTCATTTTGCACATTTGTAGCAGCATTAtcactattattgaaattgaaagtatCTTCCAGTACAAGATTGAAAGAAGCATCAGAATTATGGCAGGTGGATCCTTCCCCTTCCCTTTCATTGCCATCACCACTTTCCTCCGGCTCAGCATTTATTATCGAGGTGTTCGTCTGAAACAAGTGAAAATAGTATATTGTGAATATTCAACAACCTTCAATTCAACTATCAACTATCTGTCTTTTCATTTTGATCAGTATTATAGCAAGTATTGAATGTGACATCTATGatattatgaagaaaataattggcttatacatgtacatgTACGGCGGGATAGGAAATTctcgaatgacgcatcatcacgtatgaactactgaacttatcaacttgaaattttgcatgaagattcttaatttaccgaggatggttataggcctattttcagttcaacaaggtacgtcaagttttcagttcatcaagtttcCGGTTTGTGATACTTTACTTGAGTGGTCAtctatgtatataatattataaaggagagaattggcttatacatgcaCGGGATAGTAAATAactattgacgcatcatcacttatGAACTAATCAACTTGCAACTTCACATTAAGATTGtgaattaaccgaggatggttataagtcTATTTTAATTCTTATTAATCAATGAATTCCAATTAAATAATTACATCAAATTCATTCgatttgtgattcaaagtttacgCAACAATAATAGCCCAATCAACCAGAGCTTTATCTCAAACAGAGCTTTGACGTAATTGGTAGAATGCGCGATTAAGGCTGtgtaaaggctaaaaataaactttctactggtgatattcttcaaagtttctcgatttgtatatcatcaagctatcaaaatgaaaaagtattctcaggaaaacattttttcgatcattactttttgagatattagcgcccaaagttcaaatttttgggacagaacatttcaaattcggtaaaagataaatccatgagttTTATacgataaattattcattgtattgttgattggataaaacaatttttttgaaaatatcaattttgagaaagttattcaatttactaaaaatgactgTTAGATTTCGTCTGCCCTCCATTCTTCACTTATCAGCTTCTTCGTAGTAGTCGCTCTGGCAGTGTTTGAATCTTGGCGTGCTTCCGCTGCCAACTTTATTTTGATCAGCTGACTTGTTGTTTGTTCTTATTTTCGTCATTCTTTCTACATTTATATCTTTAAAATACATTGCATATTTTTTAAAGGTTTTCGTCGATTGTCCTAATTACAGTAGGTTGTTTTCAGGTCTAAACTTTTATAGCTTGTTTTTTGGTTTTGCGTTGTACAATACTGCTTTTACTCCATGCTTCGTCTCTCGAAAACTTGGTTCTTTCGTTCGTCTTCGCTCCAACTCACTAGCTTCATCCAGGGATTATGTAGCCCTgcattcttcaagttttgaaacCGTCTTTTGCACTCAATTTCAATCTTCAGATCACTTTTCAAATGTTATGAAGTTTCTACAATCAAGTCAACAATCAATCTTGAGTTTTAAACTTTGAAgtcttaaattttcataactttcGATTCAGTGCGTCGCAAGTACATGTTTCATGTCTACTCAAGTGTTTTTTCCAAGTTACTTTGGACTCAggtttcaatgaatttcaatcaaattgcaTCTCTCAAACATTCGTTCTGCGATTCTAACTCACTTTTTACAAATTTGAGTTGTGCTCCAAGTTATTCACATAAGATTGTCTCGCTGTTGCATCATGTTGCACTGTGAATTTACTGCATCGTAGCTGTTCACCACTAAATAGCCACATTGTTGCCATTATTCTTCCCTTGGAACGACTTCATCATTTTGGATCCTCACTCAACTCCATGTTTCTCTTAATTCGTGAGAATATTTGCTCCTCCGGTAGTCTTGCCTCTGCTGCAGTTTCCCATTGACATGTCCTGGCCTGGGCATGTTCTATCTCTTGGCACTCTGAAGCTGCTAACCTTACATTGAGCTAAGTATTTTGTATTAAATTTACCTTTTCTTTTACATACACGTATTATCTACTgtttttgattttcaaaatagttaacCTAAAAATCAGATTTTATTGACCATTTATTCATTAGGCTAATTACATTGTGTCATTTTGAAATTTAGCAACTTTTTTCCCATTGCCATTCACTGGCATTATCATGAATTATCATGTATTTTGTACACCAAATTTTTGTGAATCTTTTCAATTATCTTTCATTCCAGTCAAAGCTATTACAATTTGACTTTTGATTACAATTATCAGCTTCTGACTCACAAAAACATTCCTCTTGGACATTGAATAAAGATCTTGACAAAGGGAACTTTCcatctcatccttcttcctTCCCTGCTTTACCTAACTTCATTGCAAATGGGGAAAATCTGAATGAAACTGAACTCAATACGTGTGATGGTTTTAAGGATGTAATAAATAAACGTAAGCGGAAAAATTATGCAAAAGCGGTTGGTTCGTCAGCTAAACCGACGAATTTGTTGCAGGATGACAAAGAAACGAGAACTAGGCGCCTAAATATCGACAAGGGACTTCGTAAGGTTGTGATTGGTGCTGGAAGTGACAGTACTATTTTGACTGGTACTAAGAGGGCCTGGTTTCATCTGGGTAAAATACAGAGTGGAACAACTGTTGATGCAGTCAAGGAATTTGTGCAAAACACTTTTGCTGATACAAACTGTGTTGTTGAAAAACTGGAGACAAAGGTTTCAAGTGACAGCTTCAAGATTGGTATTGACTTTGAAAAGAGGAAATCTTTCCTGGATGGTGAACTTTGGCCTCGAAATGTAACAATTAAACGTTTTTTATTCAAGAGAACCTTGGGGCAGCTAATCACATAGCGTCTGATCCAATTAGGAAGTCAAGTACCAGTATAGGCCCTGTGGCATCTgagattaatttcaaaattctctTCAGTAATGTGCAGTGTCTCAACTTGGCGAAGAAACTTGATATTGAATTGGCGATATGTGGGGTTGATTACAAGATATTGTGCCTTGTGGAGCACTGGCTATGTGATGATCAACTGAAAATGGTAAATTTTGATGACTATTTACTGGTTAGTTCATTCAGTCGAATCACCCATATACATGGAGGAGTAGCAATCTTTGTATCCAAGGATGTACTTGGCCAAAATAAAGCAAGAAATGTCGATTTGAATATCTATCACCATTGTAAGGAGCTTGATTTTGAGTTTGCTTGTATTACATTGTTGGAGCCCaagataataattgtaaatgtGTACCGTTCACCGAATGGTGACCCAAATTATTTCATAGAACATCTGGAACAGGTTATTCTCCAACTAGTGAAGAAAATGCCAAATCATCATATTGTTATAGGTGGTgactttaatttcaattttcttgatgTTGCATCCACAAATACTGCAACTTTTGTTAATCTGATGAGGTCCCTGAATTTGTACTGCACTGTGAGACAACCCACAAGAAAGGAAGCCTGTCTAGACAATGTGGTAACGAACTTGCCACAGTGTTTGTACAGAGTGGCAGTGATGAGTTATGCTTTGAGTGACCATGAATCTATCTGTTTCTCTGTAGATGAAAGGAGCTCTGATCTTTTTGAGAATGATCCTCCTGAGGAAATTATGGTGCGCCCAATAGCTGAGAGTCAGTTGAACCACTTCTCACACCTCCTGTCACTGGTGAACTGGAATGAAATAGTAACACCTGGCCCTGCagaggaaaatttcaacaaattcttcAGTCGATTTAAGTATCTCTTCGACAACGTTTTCCCTGTCAAAATACAAAAACGAGATCAAAAACCCAACCATAGAAATAAGCCCTGTTGGATGAACCAAGAATTGGTTGTACTCAAGAACTGGGTCATTGTGGCCTATGATCGGTACAGAAATCTCAAGACAAATGATGCCAAGCAAATGTACTTAATGCTCAAGAAAGATTACAAAGAAGAACTTCTAAGAGCTAAACAAAATGCAAATGCACAGCATATAAACTCTTCACAAAATAAGTGCTCAGCTGCATGGAGAGTCATAAGAAGAGAAATAGGGACTCCAGGAAGAACCACGAGGATCAAGCCAGACGTTTTCAACTCCTACTTTGTGGACTCAGTTAAGGCAGTTCGTGATTCTATAGGCACTCCAGAAGTATCAGCCCTGCAGTTTCTGAATGCTGTGCCCAAGCCTGAGGCAGCTTTCTCACTTCGACCAGTTTCATGTGAGGAGGTGTTGGAAATTGTAGGTGAATTGAAGAGTTCAAATAGTAGAGACTTTTTTGGCATGTCAGTGAATCTGATCAAGAGTGTCATTAtgcaaatccttatacccctgaCCTCCTGCCTGAATGCATGCATCACAGAGGGTGTCTTCCCTACTGTTCTGAAGATCGCTAAGACCATTCCAGTGCATAAGAAGGGATCATTCGATATGCCTGGTAATTTTAGGCCTATCTCTATCCTGCCAGTCTTCTCAAAAATTCTAGAATCCATCATTAAGAAGCAGTTATGCTGGTACTTCGAGAGCACTGGTTTGTTTGTAGATGCTCAGTTTGGTTTTAGAGTTGGCAGAACTACAGCCCAGGCAGTTGGAAGGCTGATAAGCACCATTCTAGAGGGTTTTGAGAGCCATGTTTTCACCGGATTGACATTGTGTGATCTGAGCCGTGCTTTCGACACTGTCGACCACCAAACTCTTCTGTTCAAGCTGGATTATTATGGAGTCACAGAGGGGACATTGAAGCTCATCAAGTCTTATCTGTCGGATCGTAGCCAGGCAGTTCAGGTGAATGAAAGGTTATCTGGATTGGAAGCGATTCTTCATGGGGTTCCCCAAGGATCCATATTGGGC
This genomic interval carries:
- the LOC111047376 gene encoding uncharacterized protein LOC111047376 isoform X2, whose amino-acid sequence is MEILANRNTQRIVNDNTQLLVSPAKAGYIERLDEKIFIKKGLNIIGREHYCHIVIPNEALSSKHALIYVEDEDKHFVCDLKSTNGTKVNDELISDKTFHPLNDGDTVSFGGYDVIYFKLAEGIGGILDRSTDGIQTTSTQAIENDAKDPLDDSFEFPSASDVDGLFEQSVNNFTIPETPPIQSTPKNCVTNGTPESCTNTSIINAEPEESGDGNEREGEGSTCHNSDASFNLVLEDTFNFNNSDNAATNVQNELCDKVEYQALRIEEENDEIVTEAIDADNQIPIEDLCTQACDNGAPTVYAGEPQQSIGANDETMVVTHEEENSEILKHLAKEVENPVPIKNSQEAFSSSSDDEDERLLKTDVCSLPATQILQQKSSVKRCTRTRKQQEEALEDSVNADLNKNRTDSSALNSKSNESPDETLVIDGENSKINEEHSEILKQLAKEVEDPVPIKNCQEAFSSSSDDEDGSLLKTNVCSLPATQILQQKSSVKRCSRTRKQQEALEDSVNKNGTDSSALNSKFNETPDEIEAETLVIDEESSKMNKSPQVGTEIEDLSTQECEPSVSNIYAGVPQPCVGSADNTMLVDLETSNPCNQLESNFRKPPTLKEALGSPAKEDELFQNGLSSSDLCSLPATQILPKKLTVKLCTRTRKQPEEALQDSVNADLKKNGTDASVNNSKSNRYTDETAAETLVIDEVSRKIIKSPQVASQISIENLCTQECVPGVSNVYAGVPQQYAGFADETMLFDLKTSNGHNQLESINVDSSTPLKEKDGQSKISQIQPKDVHSPQIHSNSVDDDDDDDVSLLTSEATQLLPMKTQVNRCPRKPFKHVDSSKNSSNADSNCNKVDESDNFAKIGCVKVVPASKIIVHDDSSTDDDLFPEDMVLDKSLNQRQPKISVEKVKTMNQLQNCVSKTPSATKKTNCLEDLKNDLMTQPIISFESISQIHNYLSKSQSSSEENKSVDLKNDVLTESPFKKPSSHQVKKSSIFENISKCDPDEMISPAKSETISQIQNFISKSSSRKECNSLEDLKNDLLTQPIFPKPGPSSNQIKKSSIENATNFSPDEISTVKSESLTQIKDFVSKNESRTRKKNQTTVSAVLENVESGADEIPASPGRSESTSQIQQFVSKSRTRSLSSRESVCEAEATQTKAKRTRVPSRKMKEANEDATAKEKKKRGRPRKVVIEDDDSSPEIVITSKKTSTNSKRKAEDGLLSPEADSSTSKYPKLEVTKSTTNQPNDEMDLDIADMIKMRKRSTSIRPGSLHLVKPSQNHNVIFTFIKKSSDLPNKVKKLGGTIGTSPADCTVLVAEEVKRTVKFLCVVGLGKPIVDPKWVHDSYQANSFLDPMKYVLKDLKKEAEFHFNLENSLQKAKEEPLLKKYSVFVTPSVKPPPSEMKEIIESCGGRFLDNLPIRWPANSLIISCIEDEIIYSKWKLKAKPFKILEAEGLIKAILQQHLNFDIHLL
- the LOC111047376 gene encoding uncharacterized protein LOC111047376 isoform X1, with protein sequence MEILANRNTQRIVNDNTQLLVSPAKAGYIERLDEKIFIKKGLNIIGREHYCHIVIPNEALSSKHALIYVEDEDKHFVCDLKSTNGTKVNDELISDKTFHPLNDGDTVSFGGYDVIYFKLAEGIGGILDRSTDGIQTTSTQAIENDAKDPLDDSFEFPSASDVDGLFEQSVNNFTIPETPPIQSTPKNCVTNGTPESCTNTSIINAEPEESGDGNEREGEGSTCHNSDASFNLVLEDTFNFNNSDNAATNVQNELCDKVEYQALRIEEENDEIVTEAIDADNQIPIEDLCTQACDNGAPTVYAGEPQQSIGANDETMVVTHEEENSEILKHLAKEVENPVPIKNSQEAFSSSSDDEDERLLKTDVCSLPATQILQQKSSVKRCTRTRKQQEEALEDSVNADLNKNRTDSSALNSKSNESPDETLVIDGENSKINEEHSEILKQLAKEVEDPVPIKNCQEAFSSSSDDEDGSLLKTNVCSLPATQILQQKSSVKRCSRTRKQQEALEDSVNKNGTDSSALNSKFNETPDEIEAETLVIDEESSKMNKSPQVGTEIEDLSTQECEPSVSNIYAGVPQPCVGSADNTMLVDLETSNPCNQLESNFRKPPTLKEALGSPAKEDELFQNGLSSSDLCSLPATQILPRKLAVKLCTRTRKQQEEALKDSLNKNGTDETMPIEIGNSNDVCSLPATQILPKKLTVKLCTRTRKQPEEALQDSVNADLKKNGTDASVNNSKSNRYTDETAAETLVIDEVSRKIIKSPQVASQISIENLCTQECVPGVSNVYAGVPQQYAGFADETMLFDLKTSNGHNQLESINVDSSTPLKEKDGQSKISQIQPKDVHSPQIHSNSVDDDDDDDVSLLTSEATQLLPMKTQVNRCPRKPFKHVDSSKNSSNADSNCNKVDESDNFAKIGCVKVVPASKIIVHDDSSTDDDLFPEDMVLDKSLNQRQPKISVEKVKTMNQLQNCVSKTPSATKKTNCLEDLKNDLMTQPIISFESISQIHNYLSKSQSSSEENKSVDLKNDVLTESPFKKPSSHQVKKSSIFENISKCDPDEMISPAKSETISQIQNFISKSSSRKECNSLEDLKNDLLTQPIFPKPGPSSNQIKKSSIENATNFSPDEISTVKSESLTQIKDFVSKNESRTRKKNQTTVSAVLENVESGADEIPASPGRSESTSQIQQFVSKSRTRSLSSRESVCEAEATQTKAKRTRVPSRKMKEANEDATAKEKKKRGRPRKVVIEDDDSSPEIVITSKKTSTNSKRKAEDGLLSPEADSSTSKYPKLEVTKSTTNQPNDEMDLDIADMIKMRKRSTSIRPGSLHLVKPSQNHNVIFTFIKKSSDLPNKVKKLGGTIGTSPADCTVLVAEEVKRTVKFLCVVGLGKPIVDPKWVHDSYQANSFLDPMKYVLKDLKKEAEFHFNLENSLQKAKEEPLLKKYSVFVTPSVKPPPSEMKEIIESCGGRFLDNLPIRWPANSLIISCIEDEIIYSKWKLKAKPFKILEAEGLIKAILQQHLNFDIHLL